From Pandoraea norimbergensis, the proteins below share one genomic window:
- the hmgA gene encoding homogentisate 1,2-dioxygenase: MHSIHSIKRADQIQGELGYLSGFLNEFATEALPGALPVGQNSPQRAPYGLYAEQLSGTAFTAPRGHNRRSWVYRIRPAAMHKPFTEIEQSRWLSRFDDVPAPPNQMRWDPLPMPAAPTDFVDGMVTMGGNGSPDGQRGCGIHLYAANKSMDGRFFYNADGELLIVPQEGRLRMATEFGVMDVEPYEIAVVPRGVRFRVTLLDGTARGYVCENYGALLRLPDLGPIGSNGLANPRDFLTPVAAYEDMEGDFELVAKFGGELWRADIGHSPLDVVAWHGNYAPYKYDLRHFNTIGSISYDHPDPSIFLVLQSQSNTPGVDDIDFVIFPPRWLAMENSFRPPWFHRNIASEFMGLIHGVYDAKAEGFVPGGASLHNCMSGHGPDADTFEKASAADTSKPHKVEATMAFMFETPAVIRPTRFALETKQLQDNYYTCWQGLKKHFNPNQK; this comes from the coding sequence ATGCATTCCATCCATTCCATCAAGCGGGCAGACCAGATTCAGGGGGAGTTGGGCTACCTGTCCGGCTTTCTCAACGAATTCGCGACCGAGGCACTGCCCGGTGCGCTCCCCGTGGGGCAGAACTCCCCGCAGCGTGCGCCGTACGGCCTCTACGCTGAGCAACTCTCCGGCACAGCATTTACGGCACCGCGCGGCCACAATCGTCGCTCGTGGGTCTACCGCATTCGTCCGGCCGCGATGCACAAGCCGTTCACGGAAATCGAGCAATCGCGCTGGCTGAGCCGGTTCGATGACGTGCCGGCACCGCCCAACCAGATGCGCTGGGACCCGCTGCCGATGCCCGCCGCACCGACCGATTTTGTCGACGGCATGGTCACGATGGGCGGCAATGGCAGCCCCGATGGCCAACGCGGCTGTGGCATTCATCTGTATGCGGCCAACAAGTCGATGGATGGCCGGTTTTTCTATAACGCCGATGGCGAGTTGCTGATCGTGCCGCAGGAAGGCCGTCTGCGTATGGCGACCGAATTCGGCGTGATGGACGTCGAGCCGTACGAAATCGCAGTCGTGCCGCGTGGTGTGCGTTTTCGCGTGACGCTGCTGGACGGCACCGCGCGCGGCTATGTCTGCGAAAACTATGGTGCACTTCTGCGCCTGCCCGATCTGGGCCCGATCGGCTCGAACGGTTTGGCCAATCCGCGCGACTTCCTCACGCCCGTGGCGGCTTACGAAGACATGGAAGGCGACTTCGAGCTGGTTGCCAAATTCGGCGGCGAACTCTGGCGCGCCGACATCGGCCACTCGCCGCTCGACGTCGTGGCATGGCACGGTAACTACGCACCGTACAAATACGATCTGCGCCACTTCAACACGATTGGCTCGATCAGCTACGACCATCCGGATCCGTCGATCTTCCTGGTGCTGCAATCGCAGAGCAACACGCCGGGCGTGGATGACATTGACTTCGTGATCTTCCCGCCGCGCTGGCTGGCGATGGAAAACTCGTTCCGTCCGCCTTGGTTCCACCGCAACATCGCGAGCGAGTTCATGGGCCTGATCCATGGCGTGTACGACGCGAAGGCGGAAGGCTTTGTGCCGGGCGGGGCGAGCCTGCACAACTGCATGTCGGGCCACGGCCCCGATGCCGATACGTTCGAGAAAGCCTCGGCGGCCGACACGAGCAAACCGCACAAGGTCGAAGCCACGATGGCGTTCATGTTCGAAACGCCTGCTGTCATTCGCCCGACGCGCTTTGCGTTAGAGACCAAGCAACTGCAGGACAACTACTACACTTGCTGGCAAGGTCTGAAGAAGCACTTCAACCCGAATCAGAAGTAA
- the fahA gene encoding fumarylacetoacetase produces the protein MSNLPQSWVASANTGATDFPLQNLPYGVFSTQTQPTPRVGVAIGDQVLDLAALETAGLLKPAISGNSAPVFSQPSINAFVALGRPVWQATRARLIALLSADGDAALRDNAALRAQALVPLADATLHLPVQVPGYTDFYSSKEHATNVGSMFRDPANALLPNWLEIPIGYNGRASSIVVSGTDIHRPNGQIKLPDQPRPIFDACRKLDFELETGFIVGRETALGDTLDVEAAEAAIFGMVLLNDWSARDLQQWEYVPLGPFNAKTFGTSISPWVVTMEALEPFRVAGPEQDPQPVSYLQQQGKHAFDIELEVLLQAETDTQATTICRTNFRHMYWSMAQQFAHHTVSGCNVRVGDLMGSGTISGPTPDSFGSLLELTWNGKNPLTLASGVKRGFIEDGDTVVMAGWCQGDGYRVGFGEVSGKILPAKAR, from the coding sequence ATGTCGAATCTCCCGCAAAGCTGGGTCGCGTCCGCCAACACCGGCGCGACGGACTTCCCGTTGCAAAACCTGCCGTACGGCGTGTTCAGCACGCAGACACAACCCACACCGCGCGTCGGCGTCGCGATCGGCGATCAAGTGCTCGATCTCGCTGCACTTGAGACCGCCGGTCTCCTGAAACCCGCGATTTCCGGTAACAGCGCGCCGGTGTTCTCGCAGCCGTCGATCAACGCCTTCGTGGCGCTTGGCCGCCCGGTGTGGCAAGCCACGCGCGCGCGCCTGATCGCGCTGCTGTCGGCCGATGGCGACGCGGCGTTGCGCGATAACGCAGCACTGCGTGCACAGGCGCTGGTGCCGTTGGCCGACGCCACGCTGCATCTGCCGGTGCAGGTGCCGGGCTACACCGACTTCTACTCGTCGAAAGAACACGCCACCAACGTGGGCAGCATGTTCCGCGATCCGGCAAACGCGCTGCTCCCTAACTGGCTCGAAATTCCGATCGGCTACAACGGCCGCGCCAGCTCGATCGTGGTCAGTGGCACGGACATTCATCGCCCGAACGGACAGATCAAACTGCCGGACCAGCCGCGTCCGATTTTCGATGCCTGCCGCAAGCTCGACTTCGAACTCGAAACCGGCTTCATCGTCGGGCGCGAGACGGCACTCGGCGACACGCTGGACGTGGAAGCCGCCGAAGCCGCCATCTTCGGCATGGTGCTGCTCAACGACTGGTCGGCGCGTGACCTCCAGCAATGGGAATACGTGCCGCTGGGCCCGTTCAACGCGAAGACGTTCGGTACGTCGATTTCGCCCTGGGTGGTGACGATGGAAGCGCTTGAGCCGTTCCGTGTCGCGGGCCCCGAGCAGGATCCGCAGCCGGTCTCGTATCTGCAACAACAAGGCAAGCACGCATTCGACATCGAGCTCGAAGTGCTGCTGCAAGCCGAGACCGACACGCAGGCGACGACCATCTGCCGCACCAACTTCCGTCACATGTACTGGAGCATGGCGCAACAATTTGCACACCACACCGTGTCGGGTTGCAACGTGCGCGTGGGCGACCTGATGGGCTCGGGCACGATCAGCGGCCCGACGCCCGATTCGTTCGGCAGCCTGCTTGAGCTCACGTGGAACGGCAAGAACCCGCTCACGCTTGCCAGCGGTGTGAAGCGCGGCTTCATCGAAGACGGCGATACCGTTGTGATGGCGGGTTGGTGTCAGGGCGACGGCTACCGCGTCGGTTTCGGTGAAGTCTCCGGCAAGATCTTGCCCGCAAAGGCCCGCTGA
- the ydiK gene encoding AI-2E family transporter YdiK, with product MTPSELARNLLIILVLSLLMIGTLWVLLPFLPAFIWAVTIVASTWPMLVGLQRRLWGRRWLATTVMIFGMLIIVVAPLTAAVGTLIGHASDISEQVQSIGARGLPMPPDWLSHIPVVGQRASEEWQSLAAAGPGGLVAKVQPYAVKGATWAFSKLGSVGLLFVHLGLTLIISAILFMQGERAARALIRIARRLGGDRGEEAVRLAGMSIRAVALGIVVTAVTQSLLGGLGLWVTGVPLPGFLTALMFVFCIAQIGPFPVLLSSVAWLYWQDSPTLATLLLVLSVIIGMLDNVMRPMLIKRGADLPMTLILAGVLGGMLSFGIVGLFVGPVILAVTYTLLMAWINEGLNRPATAPSGAPLKSPPAAADADKPA from the coding sequence ATGACGCCGAGCGAACTCGCCCGAAATCTGTTGATCATCCTGGTACTCAGCCTGCTGATGATCGGCACGTTGTGGGTACTGCTACCTTTCCTGCCCGCTTTCATCTGGGCGGTGACCATCGTCGCGTCGACGTGGCCGATGCTGGTCGGCCTGCAACGCCGGCTTTGGGGACGCCGCTGGCTGGCGACCACGGTAATGATCTTCGGTATGTTGATCATCGTCGTCGCCCCGCTCACCGCTGCCGTCGGCACGCTCATCGGGCACGCGTCGGACATCAGCGAGCAGGTGCAATCGATTGGCGCGCGCGGGTTGCCGATGCCGCCGGACTGGCTGTCCCACATTCCCGTCGTCGGGCAACGTGCCAGCGAAGAGTGGCAATCGCTGGCGGCCGCAGGTCCCGGCGGTCTGGTCGCGAAGGTGCAGCCCTATGCCGTCAAAGGCGCGACATGGGCATTCTCGAAGCTTGGATCGGTCGGGCTGCTGTTCGTCCACCTTGGCTTGACGCTCATCATCTCGGCCATTCTCTTCATGCAGGGCGAACGGGCCGCTCGGGCGTTGATTCGTATTGCGCGCCGGCTGGGTGGTGATCGCGGCGAAGAGGCCGTCAGGCTCGCCGGCATGTCGATTCGCGCGGTGGCGCTCGGTATCGTGGTCACGGCGGTGACGCAGTCACTGCTGGGGGGGCTCGGCCTGTGGGTGACCGGTGTGCCGTTGCCGGGTTTCCTGACCGCGCTGATGTTTGTCTTCTGTATCGCGCAGATCGGTCCGTTTCCGGTGCTGCTGTCGAGCGTGGCGTGGCTCTACTGGCAGGACAGTCCGACGCTCGCAACGTTGTTGCTCGTGCTGTCGGTCATCATCGGCATGCTGGATAACGTGATGCGCCCGATGCTCATCAAGCGCGGCGCCGACCTGCCGATGACATTGATTCTTGCCGGGGTACTGGGCGGCATGCTCAGCTTCGGTATCGTCGGGCTCTTTGTCGGCCCGGTGATCCTTGCCGTGACCTACACGCTGTTGATGGCGTGGATCAACGAAGGGCTGAATCGTCCGGCCACGGCGCCGAGCGGCGCACCGCTGAAGTCGCCGCCGGCCGCTGCGGACGCCGACAAGCCCGCCTGA
- the astE gene encoding succinylglutamate desuccinylase: MFPMTDANRSALRHWLSDIRDDAPAARESRETPTEGIDASGVRWKRHAEGVLELIPADTAAAAAVRFDAVLSCGIHGDETAPIEIVDGILRDIADGRLALRERVLVILGNPDAVRAGKRYLEYDLNRLFQGAHAKRAESPVVQRARELEVIVAQYFAGDDEGTAVRRPRRHVDMHTAIRASLFPRFAVMPSTEGVPHTDAWIDTLAAADIDAVMLTDQPSVTFSYFTCASFGAQSCTLELGKVEPFGQNRLADFAGIDAALRRWLSGGEMEVRDDGETKQVQRFRVAAEIVRRTNAFVLDVPADTPNFTPYAAGTVLARDGENTYTVSHPVERIVFPNPNVANGLRAGVMVVPA, from the coding sequence ATTTTCCCTATGACCGACGCCAATCGCTCCGCCCTTCGCCATTGGCTCAGCGACATTCGCGACGATGCCCCCGCCGCGCGTGAATCTCGCGAGACACCGACCGAAGGGATCGATGCCAGCGGCGTGCGCTGGAAGCGGCACGCCGAAGGTGTGCTCGAACTCATCCCCGCCGACACTGCCGCAGCCGCCGCCGTGCGCTTCGACGCGGTGCTCTCCTGCGGGATTCACGGGGATGAGACGGCACCGATCGAAATCGTCGACGGCATTCTGCGCGACATCGCCGATGGCCGACTCGCACTGCGTGAGCGCGTGCTCGTCATTCTCGGCAATCCCGACGCCGTGCGCGCCGGCAAGCGTTATCTCGAATACGATCTGAACCGCCTGTTTCAGGGCGCGCACGCCAAGCGTGCCGAGTCGCCGGTGGTGCAGCGCGCCCGCGAGCTCGAAGTGATCGTCGCGCAGTATTTCGCGGGGGATGACGAAGGCACCGCCGTGCGGCGCCCGCGCCGCCACGTGGATATGCACACGGCCATCCGTGCGTCGCTGTTCCCGCGCTTTGCCGTCATGCCGAGCACGGAAGGCGTGCCGCATACCGACGCATGGATCGATACGCTCGCCGCGGCTGATATCGACGCGGTGATGCTCACCGATCAGCCGTCGGTCACGTTCTCGTACTTCACTTGCGCAAGCTTCGGCGCGCAGAGTTGCACGCTGGAGTTGGGCAAAGTTGAGCCTTTCGGACAGAACCGTCTGGCGGATTTCGCAGGCATCGATGCTGCGCTTCGACGCTGGCTCTCGGGCGGTGAGATGGAGGTGCGCGACGACGGTGAAACCAAGCAGGTCCAGCGCTTTCGTGTTGCGGCGGAAATCGTGCGTCGAACCAATGCGTTCGTGCTCGACGTGCCAGCCGACACCCCGAACTTCACACCCTACGCAGCGGGTACTGTGCTGGCGCGCGACGGCGAAAACACCTACACGGTGTCGCATCCTGTCGAGCGCATCGTCTTCCCCAACCCCAACGTCGCCAACGGGTTGCGCGCTGGCGTGATGGTGGTGCCCGCGTGA
- the astD gene encoding succinylglutamate-semialdehyde dehydrogenase, translated as MADLYLEGVWRAGNGAEFRSLDPMSGDVVWHGNAADAADVDAAVRAARSAQRDWARRSVDERLAVLQRFAANVSAQTETLADAIGRETGKPLWEARTEVATMAAKVGHSAKAYQERTGERRSAAADGENVVRHRAHGVMAVFGPYNFPGHLPNGHIVPALLAGNTVVFKPSELAPGVAERTLRCWIDAGLPAGVLNLVQGGRDTGVALAAHEGIDGVCFTGSSATGRALHRQFAGRPDKILALEMGGNNPLIVDVSPEAQQQDAAVHITVQSAFLSAGQRCTCARRLLVPQGAAGDAFIERLAFVTRRISVGRYDAEPQPFMGAVVSLQAARQMTAAQADLLALGATAILPLAQSDSRTARLTPGLIDVTALAARDVLPDEEYFGPLLQVLRYDTFDEAIALANRTRYGLAAGLVSDDPARYAQFLAEIRAGIVNWNRPTTGAAGAAPFGGIGASGNHRPSAWYAADYCAYPMASMESSQAVLPAQLSPGLDFAAA; from the coding sequence ATGGCGGATTTGTATCTCGAAGGTGTCTGGCGTGCGGGCAATGGCGCTGAATTCCGGTCACTCGACCCGATGTCGGGCGACGTTGTCTGGCATGGCAACGCCGCGGACGCCGCTGACGTCGATGCCGCTGTCCGCGCGGCCCGAAGCGCTCAACGCGACTGGGCGCGGCGTAGTGTGGACGAGCGTCTGGCGGTGTTGCAGCGGTTCGCGGCCAATGTGAGCGCACAGACCGAGACATTGGCCGACGCCATCGGCCGCGAGACCGGCAAGCCCCTGTGGGAGGCTCGCACCGAGGTGGCGACCATGGCTGCGAAAGTGGGCCACTCGGCAAAGGCGTATCAGGAACGTACCGGTGAGCGTCGCAGCGCTGCGGCGGATGGCGAGAACGTGGTGCGTCATCGCGCGCACGGCGTGATGGCAGTCTTCGGGCCCTACAACTTCCCGGGCCATCTACCCAACGGCCATATCGTGCCCGCGCTGCTGGCGGGTAATACGGTCGTCTTCAAACCAAGCGAACTGGCCCCGGGTGTCGCCGAGCGCACGTTGCGCTGCTGGATCGATGCAGGGCTTCCGGCAGGCGTTCTGAATCTGGTGCAGGGCGGGCGTGACACGGGCGTAGCACTCGCGGCACATGAGGGAATCGATGGCGTGTGCTTCACCGGCAGCTCGGCCACCGGGCGGGCGCTGCATCGGCAATTTGCCGGTCGGCCCGACAAGATTCTGGCGTTGGAGATGGGCGGCAACAATCCGCTGATCGTCGACGTGTCTCCCGAGGCGCAGCAGCAGGATGCTGCCGTTCATATCACCGTCCAGTCGGCCTTTCTCTCTGCCGGGCAGCGTTGCACATGCGCGCGGCGTTTGCTCGTGCCGCAGGGGGCGGCGGGCGACGCGTTCATCGAGCGTCTGGCGTTTGTCACGCGACGCATCAGCGTGGGACGTTATGACGCCGAGCCTCAGCCGTTCATGGGCGCTGTCGTGTCGTTGCAGGCCGCGCGGCAGATGACGGCCGCACAGGCTGACCTGCTGGCGTTAGGGGCGACGGCCATTTTGCCGCTCGCGCAATCCGATAGCCGGACGGCGCGGCTCACGCCGGGCCTCATCGACGTAACGGCGCTTGCGGCCCGCGATGTGTTACCGGACGAGGAGTACTTCGGCCCGCTGTTGCAGGTGCTGCGTTACGACACCTTTGACGAAGCCATCGCACTGGCCAATCGCACGCGATACGGGCTGGCGGCGGGGCTGGTGTCGGACGATCCGGCCCGCTATGCGCAGTTTCTCGCGGAGATTCGTGCGGGCATCGTCAACTGGAATCGTCCGACGACGGGGGCGGCGGGGGCAGCGCCATTCGGTGGCATCGGTGCGTCCGGAAATCATCGCCCGAGCGCTTGGTACGCTGCTGACTACTGCGCGTATCCGATGGCGTCGATGGAATCCTCCCAGGCGGTGCTGCCCGCGCAGTTGAGCCCCGGGCTGGACTTTGCGGCCGCGTGA
- the astB gene encoding N-succinylarginine dihydrolase, with amino-acid sequence MTRIAIEANFDGLVGPTHNYAGLSFGNVASANNANRVSNPREAALQGLAKMKALADLGYAQGVLPPQERPSVALLRTLGFSGDDHAVIRDAARTAPALLGAACSAASMWTANAATVSPSADTADGRVHFTAANLCSKLHRAIEHEITSRILRAAFPDARRFAHHDALPGWPSLGDEGAANHTRLCGAYGERGVEFFVYGRDDLASAPTPQRFPARQTLQASQAIARLHGLADDAVVFAQQHPDAIDAGVFHNDVIAVGNGNVLFCHERAFLDQAAVLSTLRARLAARGSELHVVEVSSANVSMEDTVGSYLFNSQLLARSPEAGGGMRLVVPQECRERPAVWRYLESLVASGGPIRELHVFDLRESMRNGGGPACLRLRVVLTDEERAATHSTLWIDDARYAVLTQWVKRHYRDRLAVGDLADPALLDECRTALDELTALLGLGSLYAFQRNA; translated from the coding sequence ATGACGCGCATTGCCATCGAAGCCAACTTCGACGGATTGGTTGGCCCCACGCATAACTACGCGGGATTGTCGTTCGGTAACGTGGCGTCGGCGAACAACGCCAACCGGGTCTCGAATCCACGTGAGGCGGCCTTGCAGGGACTGGCCAAGATGAAGGCGTTGGCCGATCTCGGCTATGCGCAGGGCGTGTTGCCGCCGCAGGAACGCCCGTCGGTGGCGTTGCTGCGCACGTTGGGCTTCTCCGGCGATGACCACGCGGTGATTCGCGATGCGGCTCGAACCGCGCCGGCGCTGCTCGGCGCGGCCTGTTCGGCGGCCAGCATGTGGACGGCCAACGCGGCGACGGTGAGCCCGTCGGCCGACACGGCGGATGGGCGTGTGCATTTCACCGCCGCCAATCTGTGCAGCAAGCTGCATCGCGCGATCGAGCACGAGATCACCTCGCGCATTCTGCGTGCCGCGTTCCCCGATGCGCGCCGCTTCGCACATCACGACGCACTACCCGGTTGGCCATCGCTGGGCGACGAGGGAGCGGCTAACCATACGCGGCTATGTGGGGCTTACGGCGAGCGTGGCGTCGAGTTCTTCGTCTACGGTCGCGACGATCTCGCCAGTGCGCCTACGCCGCAGCGATTCCCGGCACGGCAGACGTTGCAGGCGAGTCAGGCCATCGCGCGTTTGCATGGGCTTGCTGACGATGCGGTGGTGTTTGCCCAGCAACACCCGGACGCGATCGATGCTGGCGTCTTCCATAACGATGTGATCGCCGTGGGGAATGGCAACGTGCTGTTCTGTCATGAACGGGCCTTCCTCGATCAGGCGGCGGTGTTATCGACGTTGCGCGCACGGCTTGCCGCGCGGGGCAGTGAGCTTCACGTGGTGGAAGTGTCGAGCGCCAATGTGTCGATGGAAGACACGGTCGGCAGCTATCTGTTCAACAGCCAATTGCTCGCGCGTTCGCCGGAAGCGGGCGGTGGCATGCGGCTTGTCGTGCCGCAGGAGTGCCGGGAGCGTCCGGCCGTGTGGCGTTATCTCGAATCGCTGGTGGCGAGTGGCGGGCCGATTCGCGAGTTGCATGTGTTCGATCTGCGCGAAAGCATGCGTAACGGCGGCGGGCCGGCGTGTCTGCGTCTACGGGTGGTGCTGACGGACGAAGAGCGTGCGGCGACACACTCCACGCTATGGATCGACGATGCCCGTTACGCGGTGCTGACGCAATGGGTTAAGCGCCACTACCGTGACCGGCTGGCCGTGGGCGATCTCGCCGACCCGGCGTTGCTTGACGAGTGCCGTACGGCGCTCGATGAACTCACCGCGCTGCTCGGTCTCGGCAGTCTTTATGCGTTCCAGCGGAACGCTTGA
- a CDS encoding NADPH-dependent FMN reductase, protein MTKIVGVSGSLRKGSYNTALLRAAKAVAPAGVTLDVHTLHGIPLYDGDVEASEGIPAAVTALKDAIADADGLLLVTPEYNNGIPGVFKNGIDWLSRPPADSARVFGNKPVALMGASPGGFGTILSQNAWLPILRTLQTTPWWQGRLLVSHANKVVDADGNLQDDAVRKQLSDFLAGFAAFVDGVKSGK, encoded by the coding sequence ATGACCAAAATCGTTGGAGTGTCCGGCAGCCTGCGCAAGGGCTCGTACAACACGGCGCTGTTGCGGGCGGCCAAAGCGGTGGCACCCGCCGGCGTTACGCTCGACGTCCACACGCTGCACGGCATTCCGCTGTACGACGGTGATGTCGAAGCCAGCGAGGGCATTCCTGCCGCCGTCACCGCGCTCAAGGACGCCATTGCCGACGCCGACGGCCTGCTGCTGGTCACGCCGGAGTACAACAACGGTATTCCCGGGGTGTTCAAGAATGGCATCGACTGGCTATCGCGACCGCCTGCCGATAGCGCGCGAGTGTTCGGCAACAAGCCGGTGGCACTGATGGGCGCGTCGCCCGGCGGCTTTGGCACGATCCTCAGCCAGAACGCCTGGTTGCCGATACTGCGTACGTTGCAAACCACGCCATGGTGGCAAGGGCGGCTACTCGTCTCGCACGCGAACAAGGTGGTGGATGCCGACGGCAATTTGCAGGACGACGCGGTGCGCAAACAGCTAAGTGACTTCCTCGCGGGCTTCGCTGCCTTCGTGGATGGGGTGAAATCCGGCAAATGA
- a CDS encoding DUF1488 family protein: MPINFPEYGPVFNYEELTIEFAVRVNGRQIDCAVSAEALEDHFGAYSARADDLLHAFEHGRTDIEALARRYLSMGLVGPVLLRSGHFRWVREAKRQEARR, translated from the coding sequence ATGCCAATCAATTTTCCGGAATACGGCCCCGTGTTCAATTACGAAGAACTGACGATCGAGTTTGCCGTACGGGTGAACGGGCGCCAGATCGATTGCGCGGTGTCGGCTGAGGCCCTCGAAGACCACTTCGGCGCCTATTCGGCGCGGGCCGACGACCTGTTGCACGCTTTCGAACACGGGCGAACGGATATCGAAGCGCTGGCCCGGCGCTACCTCTCGATGGGCCTCGTCGGCCCGGTGCTGCTGCGCAGCGGCCACTTCCGCTGGGTGAGGGAAGCCAAGCGGCAAGAAGCTCGCCGCTAG
- a CDS encoding DUF2964 family protein, translating to MGSEFRVVIASIAAFMTLGGAFGTIHGLLYDRSHVMHGGVVTVLFGILFIVVMLTPWPRDEEREKQGQ from the coding sequence ATGGGTTCCGAATTCCGCGTCGTTATTGCCTCTATCGCCGCCTTCATGACGCTCGGTGGCGCATTTGGCACCATCCACGGTCTGCTCTACGACCGCTCGCACGTGATGCACGGCGGTGTTGTCACCGTCCTGTTCGGTATCCTCTTTATCGTCGTCATGCTCACGCCGTGGCCGCGCGATGAGGAACGCGAGAAACAGGGGCAGTAG
- a CDS encoding DUF2964 family protein, which translates to MCSDTRVVIAAISAFVMLGGMFATIHGLLFDLPNIAHYGVASVIVGATLMATMLIPWGARDEQPESR; encoded by the coding sequence ATGTGCTCCGATACCCGCGTCGTCATTGCCGCTATCTCAGCGTTCGTGATGCTTGGCGGTATGTTCGCCACCATCCACGGTCTGCTCTTCGATCTCCCCAACATCGCGCACTACGGCGTTGCTTCGGTCATCGTCGGCGCAACCCTGATGGCCACCATGCTCATCCCTTGGGGCGCCCGCGACGAGCAACCGGAATCGCGCTGA
- a CDS encoding class I SAM-dependent methyltransferase yields MSSDDQPSMGRTSYASFAKRYSEIAVSKPHNALYERPATRALLGPVTGLRVLDAGCGPGINSAWMAEQGATVHGIDVTPEMIELARERCAGLPATFEVQDLGTPFAGIADGGFDAIVSALALDYVEDLAPTFREFARVACPGATLVWSMGHPMRDWIDERMRRNRPYFDITKFGMYWSGFGEPKPYVESYRRPLAGILNAAADAGWRIERIVEPLPLPEMAAVDKRLFDELSESPAFMCLRARLGE; encoded by the coding sequence ATGTCGTCTGACGATCAACCGTCCATGGGACGTACCTCCTACGCCAGCTTCGCCAAGCGTTACTCGGAAATTGCCGTCTCCAAGCCGCACAACGCCTTGTACGAGCGCCCCGCCACGCGCGCATTGCTCGGCCCCGTTACCGGGTTGCGGGTACTCGATGCGGGGTGTGGCCCCGGCATCAACAGTGCGTGGATGGCCGAGCAAGGGGCGACCGTGCACGGCATCGACGTCACACCGGAAATGATCGAACTGGCTCGCGAACGTTGTGCCGGCCTGCCGGCCACGTTTGAAGTGCAGGATCTGGGCACGCCCTTCGCCGGTATTGCCGATGGCGGTTTCGACGCCATTGTCAGCGCGCTTGCGCTGGACTACGTGGAAGATCTCGCGCCGACGTTCCGCGAGTTCGCGCGGGTTGCGTGCCCGGGCGCGACGCTGGTCTGGTCCATGGGGCATCCGATGCGCGACTGGATCGACGAGCGGATGCGCCGCAACCGGCCCTACTTCGACATCACGAAGTTCGGCATGTACTGGAGTGGTTTCGGCGAGCCCAAGCCGTACGTCGAGTCGTACCGCCGTCCACTGGCAGGCATTCTCAATGCGGCCGCTGACGCGGGCTGGCGAATCGAGCGCATTGTCGAGCCGCTGCCGCTGCCTGAAATGGCGGCGGTCGACAAGCGGTTGTTTGACGAACTGTCGGAATCGCCGGCGTTCATGTGCCTGCGGGCACGTCTGGGCGAATAA